A single genomic interval of Psychroserpens sp. NJDZ02 harbors:
- a CDS encoding DoxX family protein encodes MDNLINNITQILLLAFLAITFLQSGLDKALDWKATITWLKGHFSKTFMAKIVPLNVGIIFVLETIAGVFAVIGICTIVIDGNTVFGYYSAILSAIVLLLLLFGQRVAKDYEGAKTIVVYFIPTIIALYLLK; translated from the coding sequence ATGGACAATCTAATAAATAACATTACCCAGATATTACTACTTGCTTTTTTAGCCATCACTTTTTTGCAATCAGGATTAGACAAGGCACTAGATTGGAAGGCTACTATTACTTGGTTAAAAGGTCATTTTTCAAAAACCTTTATGGCCAAAATAGTACCCTTAAATGTTGGAATTATTTTTGTTTTAGAAACTATAGCTGGTGTATTTGCGGTCATTGGCATCTGTACTATAGTAATTGATGGTAACACTGTATTTGGCTATTATTCGGCTATTTTAAGCGCGATTGTGCTACTTTTATTATTATTCGGGCAACGTGTAGCAAAAGACTATGAAGGCGCAAAAACAATAGTTGTATACTTTATTCCAACAATTATCGCTTTGTACTTATTAA
- a CDS encoding diacylglycerol/lipid kinase family protein: MSSKKAFFVIINPVSGNGKGKKIWTTVQRKLQYTYNIAYQFTTHTNHEIEITLAAIKKGFKHFIIIGGDGTLNKFITGVFSQNVVDSKNITFGVIAIGTGNDWIKTHHIPTNITKALALIINGKTDTQDIGCVSYLKSSLPNTYFINLCGIGFDGLVVDIVSNNRTFGKLTYLLGALKALFLFKPFNLNLTQDLKTKSYKSCFMIQLGICRYTGSGMQLTEQPNHKDGLFDVSIATKLTRWDIIKNIVGLFNGKIVFHKKVKTFKTNHLQLNFDQNKPLIQADGESIKTEDIDVSIRPKAINFYC, translated from the coding sequence ATGTCTTCAAAAAAAGCGTTTTTTGTCATTATTAATCCTGTTTCTGGTAATGGGAAAGGCAAAAAAATATGGACAACCGTACAACGTAAATTACAATACACTTATAACATTGCGTATCAATTTACAACTCACACCAATCATGAAATTGAAATAACGTTAGCCGCCATAAAAAAGGGTTTTAAACATTTTATAATAATTGGTGGTGATGGTACTCTTAATAAATTTATTACAGGTGTTTTTAGTCAAAATGTTGTCGATTCTAAAAATATAACGTTTGGTGTTATAGCCATAGGAACAGGTAATGATTGGATAAAAACACACCACATTCCTACAAACATAACTAAAGCCTTAGCTCTTATAATTAACGGAAAAACAGATACGCAAGATATTGGTTGTGTAAGCTATTTAAAGTCTAGCCTACCTAACACCTATTTTATAAATCTCTGTGGGATTGGTTTTGATGGCTTGGTTGTCGATATTGTAAGTAACAACAGAACATTTGGTAAATTAACCTATCTATTAGGAGCCTTAAAAGCCTTATTTCTTTTTAAACCATTTAATCTTAATTTGACTCAAGATTTAAAGACTAAATCATATAAATCTTGCTTTATGATTCAGTTAGGTATTTGTAGATACACAGGTTCTGGGATGCAACTTACAGAACAACCTAACCACAAAGATGGTCTATTTGACGTCTCTATTGCCACTAAATTGACTAGATGGGATATTATAAAAAACATAGTTGGCCTTTTTAATGGGAAAATTGTGTTTCATAAAAAAGTCAAGACATTTAAAACCAATCATCTACAATTAAATTTTGATCAAAACAAACCATTAATTCAGGCCGATGGAGAGTCAATAAAAACTGAAGATATCGATGTATCCATACGCCCTAAAGCCATCAATTTTTATTGTTAA
- a CDS encoding ATP-binding protein: protein MLFSDILGLNHIKKHLTTSADNGRIPHAQLFVGPEGSGTLPMAVAYAQYVLCKNTTGENVGENEICNIKFNNFSHPDLHFAFPVTTTDKVKKHPVSSYFLEEWRQLLKEQPYGNLFDWYRILGVDNKQGQIGVDEALDIVKALSLKSYEGGYKIMLIWMAEKMNTQAANKLLKLIEEPPNNTVFILIAEEEEQIINTIRSRCQIIHFPPLAENDIKAGITKQFKLDDATATKIAHQADGNYNKACDLVFHDSEDDQFEQWFIFWIRAAFKAKGNKAAIHDLIGWSEDIAKTGRETQKQFLNFCLDFFRQAMLLNYGAQELVYFETKSKGFDLSKFAPFIHNNNIMDISNELNDAIYHIERNGNSKIILTDLSIKLTRLLHAKQD from the coding sequence ATGCTTTTTAGTGATATTTTAGGATTAAATCATATTAAAAAACACTTGACTACAAGTGCAGACAATGGTCGTATACCACATGCCCAACTATTTGTTGGTCCTGAAGGTTCGGGTACATTACCTATGGCTGTTGCCTATGCGCAGTATGTTTTGTGTAAAAATACGACAGGAGAAAACGTAGGAGAAAACGAAATTTGCAATATAAAATTCAATAATTTTTCTCACCCAGACCTACATTTTGCTTTCCCAGTCACCACTACAGATAAGGTCAAAAAACACCCTGTATCCTCTTACTTTTTAGAAGAATGGAGGCAATTATTAAAAGAACAACCTTACGGAAACCTCTTTGATTGGTACAGAATTCTGGGCGTAGATAACAAACAAGGACAAATTGGTGTTGACGAAGCTTTGGACATTGTCAAAGCTTTAAGTCTAAAATCTTATGAAGGTGGTTACAAAATCATGCTAATTTGGATGGCTGAAAAGATGAATACGCAAGCAGCCAACAAATTGCTGAAGCTTATTGAAGAACCGCCAAATAACACTGTTTTTATATTAATAGCTGAAGAAGAAGAGCAGATTATTAATACCATTAGATCACGTTGTCAAATCATACATTTTCCGCCATTAGCAGAAAATGATATTAAAGCTGGGATTACAAAACAGTTTAAATTGGATGACGCGACAGCTACTAAAATTGCTCATCAAGCTGATGGAAACTATAATAAAGCTTGTGATTTAGTTTTTCACGATAGCGAGGACGACCAATTTGAACAATGGTTTATTTTTTGGATTCGCGCTGCTTTTAAGGCTAAAGGAAACAAAGCAGCCATCCACGATTTAATTGGTTGGAGTGAAGATATTGCCAAAACAGGTCGTGAAACCCAAAAGCAATTTCTGAATTTTTGTTTAGACTTTTTCAGGCAAGCCATGTTGCTTAATTATGGCGCACAAGAATTAGTGTATTTTGAAACTAAAAGCAAAGGTTTTGATCTTTCTAAGTTTGCTCCTTTTATTCATAACAACAACATTATGGATATTTCTAACGAACTAAATGACGCTATTTACCATATTGAACGTAACGGAAATTCCAAAATTATACTTACCGATTTAAGCATAAAATTAACACGCTTGCTCCACGCGAAACAAGATTAA